A portion of the Punica granatum isolate Tunisia-2019 chromosome 7, ASM765513v2, whole genome shotgun sequence genome contains these proteins:
- the LOC116213740 gene encoding diacylglycerol kinase 1 isoform X1, whose product MDDSRDIEVLLAGRTELAESRFFVISCFVAGLIGVCTILYTAFQWRRNINLSWMKAIARSKKNPKARSKVVVAPHTWEKEPASRVKSLNCCVCLKSFSPTQSLGASVAAETYRCSVCGAAAHVDCALSAHKDCKCVSMVGHEHVTHQWAVRWTEIADQPDETSFCSYCEEPCNGSFLGGSPIWCCLWCQRLVHVDCHNNMHNETGDICDLGPFRRLILSPLYVRELHHGVASGILSSITQGANEIALSVRASIRSQSKKYKQGTENSVDTGNGGITSEASTDSTGETWPAVNGGHAGEENCNGDATMALSHAEADVDNKVGSPSSLKRSGSLNQKEESQVLRMKQRYELIDLPLDARPLLVFINKKSGARRGDSLKQRLNILLNPVQVFELSSSQGPEVGLYLFRKVPHFRVLVCGGDGTVGWVLNAIDKQNFVSPPPVAILPAGTGNDLARVLSWGGGLGAVEKQGGLFTFLHQIEHAAVTILDRWKVTIVNNQGKQLQAPKFMNNYLGIGCDAKVALDIHNLREENPDLFYNQFMNKVLYAREGAKSIMDRTLADFPWEVRVEVDGVEIEVPEDAEGVLVANIGSYMGGVDLWQSEDDNYDNFDPQSMHDKILEVVSISGTWHLGKLQVGLSRARRIAQGQSIKIQLCAALPVHIDGEPWFQEPCTFSISHHGQAFMLKRASEEPLGHAAAIITDVLENAESNHIINASQKRALLQEMALRLN is encoded by the exons atGGATGACAGTAGAGATATTGAGGTATTGCTGGCGGGTAGGACTGAATTGGCGGAGTCTAGGTTCTTTGTTATCTCCTGCTTCGTTGCTGGCTTAATCGGGGTCTGCACGATATTGTACACTGCCTTTCAATGGAGGCGGAACATCAATTTGAGTTGGATGAAAGCGATAGCTCGGTCGAAGAAAAATCCAAAGGCAAGGAGCAAAGTTGTTGTGGCTCCTCACACTTGGGAGAAAGAACCTGCATCTCGAGTGAAGAGTCTAAACTGTTGCGTATGCTTGAAGTCTTTCTCCCCTACTCAAAGTCTGGGGGCATCAGTGGCTGCAGAGACTTATCGTTGTAGTGTTTGTGGCGCAGCAGCTCATGTGGATTGTGCTCTCAGTGCTCACAAGGATTGCAAATGTGTCTCCATGGTTGGCCACGAACATGTGACGCATCAATGGGCTGTTCGGTGGACAGAGATCGCTGATCAGCCAGATGAAACTTCTTTCTGTAGTTACTGTGAAGAGCCGTGTAATGGTTCTTTTCTCGGTGGTTCTCCGATTTGGTGTTGCTTGTGGTGCCAGCGGCTGGTACACGTCGATTGCCACAATAACATGCATAATGAAACTGGCGATATCTGTGATTTGGGCCCTTTTAGGAGATTGATTTTATCGCCGCTCTATGTCAGGGAGTTGCACCATGGAGTGGCAAGTGGAATTTTGAGCTCTATCACTCAGGGAGCAAACGAGATTGCGTTGTCAGTCCGTGCGAGCATTAGGAGCCAGAGTAAGAAATACAAACAGGGAACTGAAAACTCTGTTGATACTGGGAATGGTGGGATTACAAGCGAGGCATCTACAGATAGCACTGGTGAGACATGGCCAGCTGTGAATGGAGGGCATGCAGGGGAGGAGAACTGCAATGGGGACGCAACTATGGCACTTTCACATGCTGAGGCTGATGTGGATAATAAGGTGGGTTCACCCTCTAGCTTGAAAAGAAGCGGATCCCTTAATCAGAAGGAGGAATCTCAGGTGTTAAGGATGAAACAGAGATATGAGTTGATTGATTTGCCTCTAGATGCTAGACCGTTGTtagtttttattaataaaaagagTGGAGCCCGACGTGGAGATTCGCTTAAACAGCGCCTGAACATTCTTCTGAATCCTGTACAG GTTTTTGAATTGAGCTCATCGCAAGGACCTGAGGTGGGCCTTTATTTATTTCGAAAGGTGCCTCACTTTAGGGTTCTGGTTTGTGGAGGAGATGGTACCGTTGGATGGGTTCTAAATGCAATAGACAAACAGAATTTTGTTTCTCCTCCCCCTGTTGCTATTCTTCCAGCTGGAACTGGGAATGATCTTGCCAGAGTTCTATCCTGGGGTGGCGGGTTGGGGGCGGTCGAGAAGCAAGGGGGTCTTTTCACATTTTTGCACCAAATAGAGCATGCAGCAGTGACTATACTGGATAGATGGAAGGTTACCATTGTAAATAATCAAGGGAAGCAGCTCCAAGCACCAAAATTTATGAACAACTATCTTG GAATTGGGTGTGATGCAAAGGTTGCTCTGGACATCCATAATCTACGGGAAGAGAATCCAGACTTATTCTACAATCAG TTTATGAATAAAGTACTGTATGCAAGAGAAGGCGCCAAGAGTATAATGGATCGAACATTAGCAGACTTTCCTTGGGAAGTTCGTGTTGAAGTTGATGGTGTTGAGATAGAAGTCCCTGAG GATGCAGAAGGTGTCCTTGTTGCCAATATTGGAAGCTACATGGGCGGAGTGGATTTGTGGCAAAGCGAAGACGATAACTATGATAACTTTGATCCACAATCAATGCATGATAAGATACTTGAGGTTGTTAGCATATCTGGAACGTGGCATCTCGGGAAGCTTCAG GTGGGGCTTTCCCGTGCTCGAAGGATTGCTCAAGGGCAGTCGATAAAGATTCAACTGTGTGCTGCACTACCTGTTCATATTGATGGAGAGCCTTGGTTTCAAGAGCCATGTACATTTTCCATATCGCATCATGGccag GCCTTCATGTTGAAGAGAGCATCCGAGGAGCCTCTCGGTCATGCTGCTGCGATAATCACTGATGTACTCGAGAACGCTGAGTCAAACCACATCATCAATGCTTCCCAGAAGAGGGCCCTCCTCCAGGAAATGGCCCTGAGGCTGAACTAA
- the LOC116215135 gene encoding flavonoid 3'-monooxygenase, whose translation MDSLPFFLAAVATIFFVYYLLQFLLRPAKPLPPGPRPWPLVGNLPHLGPVPHHRIAAMARTYGPLMHLKLGFVDVVVAASASVAAQFLKTHDTNFLSRPPNSGAKHIAYNYQDLVFAPYGPRWRMLRKISSVHLFSSKALDDFRHIRQEEVTTMIRALARVGPDPVKLGQLLNLCATNALGRVMMGRRVFGDGSGQSDAKADEFKSMVVEVMVLAGVFNIGDFVPSLEWLDVQGVAARMKKLHKRFDAFLTAILEEHKAAGGAERHADMLSTLISLKHSADEEGSNLTDTEIKALLLNMFTAGTDTTSSTVEWAIAEMLRHPDILARVRDELDSVVGKDRLVTELDLPQLTYLQAVIRENFRLHPPTPLSLPRIAAESCEINGYNIPKGSTLLVNVWAIARDPDEWSDPLVFRPERFLPGGEKAGVDVRGNDFELIPFGAGRRICAGMSLGIRMVQLLTATLVHAFDWELANGLMPEKLNMDEAYGLTLQRAEPLLVHPKPRLPRHVY comes from the exons ATGGACTCTCTCCCCTTCTTCCTGGCGGCTGTCGCCACCATCTTTTTTGTTTACTATCTCCTCCAGTTCCTTCTCCGCCCAGCCAAGCCACTGCCTCCGGGGCCTCGGCCGTGGCCACTGGTGGGCAACCTGCCCCACCTGGGGCCGGTCCCGCACCACAGAATCGCAGCGATGGCCAGGACGTACGGGCCGCTCATGCACCTGAAGCTCGGGTTCGTGGACGTGGTGGTGGCGGCCTCGGCATCGGTGGCGGCGCAATTCCTCAAGACTCACGACACCAACTTTCTAAGCCGCCCACCCAACTCGGGAGCGAAGCACATAGCTTATAACTATCAGGACCTCGTGTTCGCTCCCTACGGGCCGAGGTGGCGGATGTTGAGGAAGATAAGCTCGGTCCACCTCTTCTCGAGCAAGGCCTTGGACGATTTCCGGCATATCCGCCAG GAGGAGGTGACGACAATGATACGTGCACTAGCGAGGGTGGGGCCGGACCCGGTAAAGCTCGGCCAGTTGCTGAACCTGTGTGCGACGAACGCCCTGGGGCGGGTGATGATGGGGCGGAGAGTGTTCGGTGATGGGAGCGGCCAGAGCGACGCAAAGGCGGACGAGTTCAAGTCGATGGTGGTGGAGGTGATGGTGCTGGCTGGGGTGTTCAACATCGGGGACTTTGTGCCGTCCTTGGAGTGGCTGGACGTGCAGGGAGTAGCGGCAAGGATGAAGAAACTGCACAAGCGGTTCGACGCCTTCCTGACGGCAATCTTGGAGGAGCACAAGGCAGCTGGCGGGGCAGAGCGGCATGCCGACATGCTAAGCACTTTGATATCGCTCAAGCATAGCGCTGACGAGGAGGGATCGAACCTCACCGATACCGAAATTAAAGCGCTACTTTTG AATATGTTCACAGCAGGGACGGATACCACATCGAGCACTGTCGAATGGGCGATAGCGGAAATGTTACGCCATCCCGACATCTTGGCCCGTGTTAGAGACGAGCTCGACTCGGTAGTGGGCAAGGACCGTCTAGTGACCGAGCTCGACCTACCCCAGCTAACCTACCTCCAGGCGGTGATAAGGGAGAACTTCAGGCTCCACCCGCCCACCCCGCTCTCCCTACCCAGGATAGCCGCCGAGAGTTGCGAGATCAACGGGTACAACATCCCGAAGGGCTCCACTCTCCTCGTGAACGTCTGGGCCATAGCTCGTGACCCAGATGAGTGGTCCGACCCACTCGTCTTCCGCCCAGAGAGGTTCCTGCCAGGCGGCGAGAAGGCCGGCGTGGATGTCAGGGGAAATGACTTCGAGTTGATACCGTTTGGGGCCGGGCGAAGGATTTGCGCTGGGATGAGCCTGGGCATCCGCATGGTCCAACTGCTGACAGCAACCCTGGTCCATGCTTTCGACTGGGAGCTGGCCAACGGGCTGATGCCCGAGAAGCTGAACATGGATGAGGCTTACGGGCTGACCCTGCAACGGGCTGAACCGCTGTTGGTGCACCCGAAGCCGAGGCTGCCGCGACATGTTTATTGA
- the LOC116213741 gene encoding biotin carboxyl carrier protein of acetyl-CoA carboxylase 1, chloroplastic-like, whose amino-acid sequence MAIGTSAHLLWFLLLLPTLQISLLSFKQSLPLTKLKHCSASRQFHPMASLSLHCPKTTLQAQSHSNTGQPHCPLQLPCSNLRPKVFQHPSRGPAHVFRLSASFNEVAVAKLLKLGVEAKEDASPKEKNAMAIPDASAISAFMTQVADLIELVDSRDIVELQLKQSECAITIRKKEALQKPQPAAPVTMMQPPLPPPPQPVLPSSQPPPPPAASSALAPSTPSAGPPVSPPKPSTSSHAPFKCPMAGTFYRSPSPGAPPFVKVGDKVQKGQVLCIIEAMKLMNDIEADQSGTVAEILVEDGKPVSVDAPLFIIVP is encoded by the exons ATGGCCATTGGAACCTCAGCCCACCTTCTTTggtttcttctccttcttcctaCCCTACaaatctctctcctctccttcaAACAATCCTTACCATTGACGAAGCTCAAGCATTGCTCAGCTTCTCGTCAGTTCCATCCAATGGCTTCTCTATCACTCCACTGCCCGAAGACGACTCTGCAGGCTCAGTCCCACAGCAATACGGGGCAGCCCCACTGCCCGCTTCAGCTCCCGTGTTCGAATTTAAGGCCGAAAGTTTTCCAG CATCCAAGTCGGGGTCCAGCTCATGTTTTCCGATTGAGTGCGTCTTTCAATGAG GTGGCAGTCGCAAAGTTACTGAAACTTGGAGTTGAAGCCAAGGAAGATGCATCGCCTAAGGAGAAGAATGCGATGGCCATTCCTGATGCATCGGCAATTTCAGCATTCATGACCCAAGTGGCCGATCTCATCGA GCTAGTTGATTCGAGGGACATAGTTGAGCTGCAACTGAAGCAGTCTGAGTGTGCAATCACCATTAGGAAGAAGGAAGCACTGCAGAAACCCCAACCGGCTGCTCCTGTGACCATGATGCAGCCTCCGCTGCCACCTCCACCGCAGCCTGTACTTCCTTCTTCACAACCACCTCCACCACCGGCCGCTTCCTCTGCTCTCGCTCCTTCAACTCCAAGCGCGGGCCCACCGGTTTCTCCACCCAAACCCAGCACATCATCCCACGCACCCTTTAAGTGCCCCATGGCTGGGACCTTTTACCGCTCCCCTTCACCTGGGGCGCCTCCTTTCGTAAAG GTCGGAGACAAGGTTCAAAAAGGCCAAGTCCTATGCATCATTGAAGCCATGAAACTGATGAATGACATCGAA GCTGACCAGTCCGGAACTGTGGCTGAGATACTCGTCGAAGATGGGAAACCTGTTAGCGTGGACGCG CCTTTGTTCATCATTGTGCCATGA
- the LOC116213740 gene encoding diacylglycerol kinase 1 isoform X2: MDDSRDIEVLLAGRTELAESRFFVISCFVAGLIGVCTILYTAFQWRRNINLSWMKAIARSKKNPKARSKVVVAPHTWEKEPASRVKSLNCCVCLKSFSPTQSLGASVAAETYRCSVCGAAAHVDCALSAHKDCKCVSMVGHEHVTHQWAVRWTEIADQPDETSFCSYCEEPCNGSFLGGSPIWCCLWCQRLVHVDCHNNMHNETGDICDLGPFRRLILSPLYVRELHHGVASGILSSITQGANEIALSVRASIRSQSKKYKQGTENSVDTGNGGITSEASTDSTGETWPAVNGGHAGEENCNGDATMALSHAEADVDNKVGSPSSLKRSGSLNQKEESQVLRMKQRYELIDLPLDARPLLVFINKKSGARRGDSLKQRLNILLNPVQVFELSSSQGPEVGLYLFRKVPHFRVLVCGGDGTVGWVLNAIDKQNFVSPPPVAILPAGTGNDLARVLSWGGGLGAVEKQGGLFTFLHQIEHAAVTILDRWKVTIVNNQGKQLQAPKFMNNYLGIGCDAKVALDIHNLREENPDLFYNQFMNKVLYAREGAKSIMDRTLADFPWEVRVEVDGVEIEVPEDAEGVLVANIGSYMGGVDLWQSEDDNYDNFDPQSMHDKILEVVSISGTWHLGKLQIPDRWGFPVLEGLLKGSR, translated from the exons atGGATGACAGTAGAGATATTGAGGTATTGCTGGCGGGTAGGACTGAATTGGCGGAGTCTAGGTTCTTTGTTATCTCCTGCTTCGTTGCTGGCTTAATCGGGGTCTGCACGATATTGTACACTGCCTTTCAATGGAGGCGGAACATCAATTTGAGTTGGATGAAAGCGATAGCTCGGTCGAAGAAAAATCCAAAGGCAAGGAGCAAAGTTGTTGTGGCTCCTCACACTTGGGAGAAAGAACCTGCATCTCGAGTGAAGAGTCTAAACTGTTGCGTATGCTTGAAGTCTTTCTCCCCTACTCAAAGTCTGGGGGCATCAGTGGCTGCAGAGACTTATCGTTGTAGTGTTTGTGGCGCAGCAGCTCATGTGGATTGTGCTCTCAGTGCTCACAAGGATTGCAAATGTGTCTCCATGGTTGGCCACGAACATGTGACGCATCAATGGGCTGTTCGGTGGACAGAGATCGCTGATCAGCCAGATGAAACTTCTTTCTGTAGTTACTGTGAAGAGCCGTGTAATGGTTCTTTTCTCGGTGGTTCTCCGATTTGGTGTTGCTTGTGGTGCCAGCGGCTGGTACACGTCGATTGCCACAATAACATGCATAATGAAACTGGCGATATCTGTGATTTGGGCCCTTTTAGGAGATTGATTTTATCGCCGCTCTATGTCAGGGAGTTGCACCATGGAGTGGCAAGTGGAATTTTGAGCTCTATCACTCAGGGAGCAAACGAGATTGCGTTGTCAGTCCGTGCGAGCATTAGGAGCCAGAGTAAGAAATACAAACAGGGAACTGAAAACTCTGTTGATACTGGGAATGGTGGGATTACAAGCGAGGCATCTACAGATAGCACTGGTGAGACATGGCCAGCTGTGAATGGAGGGCATGCAGGGGAGGAGAACTGCAATGGGGACGCAACTATGGCACTTTCACATGCTGAGGCTGATGTGGATAATAAGGTGGGTTCACCCTCTAGCTTGAAAAGAAGCGGATCCCTTAATCAGAAGGAGGAATCTCAGGTGTTAAGGATGAAACAGAGATATGAGTTGATTGATTTGCCTCTAGATGCTAGACCGTTGTtagtttttattaataaaaagagTGGAGCCCGACGTGGAGATTCGCTTAAACAGCGCCTGAACATTCTTCTGAATCCTGTACAG GTTTTTGAATTGAGCTCATCGCAAGGACCTGAGGTGGGCCTTTATTTATTTCGAAAGGTGCCTCACTTTAGGGTTCTGGTTTGTGGAGGAGATGGTACCGTTGGATGGGTTCTAAATGCAATAGACAAACAGAATTTTGTTTCTCCTCCCCCTGTTGCTATTCTTCCAGCTGGAACTGGGAATGATCTTGCCAGAGTTCTATCCTGGGGTGGCGGGTTGGGGGCGGTCGAGAAGCAAGGGGGTCTTTTCACATTTTTGCACCAAATAGAGCATGCAGCAGTGACTATACTGGATAGATGGAAGGTTACCATTGTAAATAATCAAGGGAAGCAGCTCCAAGCACCAAAATTTATGAACAACTATCTTG GAATTGGGTGTGATGCAAAGGTTGCTCTGGACATCCATAATCTACGGGAAGAGAATCCAGACTTATTCTACAATCAG TTTATGAATAAAGTACTGTATGCAAGAGAAGGCGCCAAGAGTATAATGGATCGAACATTAGCAGACTTTCCTTGGGAAGTTCGTGTTGAAGTTGATGGTGTTGAGATAGAAGTCCCTGAG GATGCAGAAGGTGTCCTTGTTGCCAATATTGGAAGCTACATGGGCGGAGTGGATTTGTGGCAAAGCGAAGACGATAACTATGATAACTTTGATCCACAATCAATGCATGATAAGATACTTGAGGTTGTTAGCATATCTGGAACGTGGCATCTCGGGAAGCTTCAG ATTCCTGACAGGTGGGGCTTTCCCGTGCTCGAAGGATTGCTCAAGGGCAGTCGATAA